The Bradyrhizobium sp. WSM471 genome includes the window TTCGCCCAGCACCGCGCCGGGCTCGGCCACCGTGGCGACCACCATCTCACCCTTGAGCACTTCGAGCTTGCCCTGCATCAGCACATAGAGATGACCGGTGGTGCCGCCCTCGGCGACGATAGTCGTGCCGGCCGCAACCTGCCGCTCGGTCCCACCGGTGCAATAGTCCAGAACTGCGCGCATCCGACCAAAGCTCCCGTCTCAGGGAGATACTAGGGCACGATCGGCGTCGCGCGCTTGCTCAAATTTGTGGCAAGCCGCGCACCCGCGACAGACGCTTCGCGAGATGGACCGACTGCCAGTCTCCGAGACCAGTGTCCTCGAACCCTGCCTTCTTCGCAAGGCCGCGCATCTCGGCGTTCACGCGCGCGGTCTCGGCGGCAATCATCTCATGACCGAGATCGCTCGCGTGCCTCTCCATTGCCGTCATCATCCGGAGGCCGACGCCCTGGCGCTGAAAGACATCGGCAACGGACATGGCGAAATCGCCATGCCGTGCAGCCGCATCATAAGCGTATCTGGTTTCGCCGATGATGGTGCCTCGCCCTTCCTGCCTGATCTCGGCGAGCAGGGTGAAATGATCGGGATGGCTGGTCCTGGCGACGCATTCGGCCGCGACCATTGCAAAGTCCGCCCGCGCGCCCATGAAGCGCTTGTTGCGCGATGTCGTGGAGAGGCTCGTGAAATAGATGGTGAGGCTCTCGACATCCGACGCGCCGGCCGGCCTGATACGAAGCGTGGCGTTGGCTTCGGCTGACTCGACAATGGCATCCAGCAATGACTGTGACATGCGCGAGGCTTTCGGCAGGTTGCATCGAATGCACACCTAGCCGAGACCGCGCGCTTACCGCTTGGACGGTACTGCCAATCTTGCGGCCGAAAACGAACAGTTCGTTGCTCAGTGCCGGACCTCACACG containing:
- a CDS encoding GNAT family N-acetyltransferase, translating into MSQSLLDAIVESAEANATLRIRPAGASDVESLTIYFTSLSTTSRNKRFMGARADFAMVAAECVARTSHPDHFTLLAEIRQEGRGTIIGETRYAYDAAARHGDFAMSVADVFQRQGVGLRMMTAMERHASDLGHEMIAAETARVNAEMRGLAKKAGFEDTGLGDWQSVHLAKRLSRVRGLPQI